The Flavobacterium sp. 140616W15 sequence ATTGGAAAGAACGCAGAACTATCAATTAGTGAAATGTTAGATCAAATTCAGCCTTTTGCTGCTGATAAACATTTTGGTGTTAGAGAAATTTGCTGGCTAGCAGTAAGACCTTCTATAGCTAAAAATTTAAACGAAAGCTTAACCATTTTATCAGAATGGACAAAACACTCTGACGAGAATATAAGACGGTTTGCAAGTGAAGCTACCAGACCGAGAGGAGTTTGGTGTGAGCATCTTGAAATATTAAAACAAAACCCTGAATTAGGGTTAATTATTTTAGAACCTCTAAAATCAGATAATGCAAAATACGTACAAGATAGCGTTGGGAACTGGCTAAATGATGCCAGCAAAAGTGATCCTGATTTTGTCATTGAAATTTGCAAAAAATGGAAAGAAATTAGCCCTACAAAACAAACAACATATATAGTTAAAAAGGCACTTAGAACTATCGAAAAATAATTATTTATCTGCGTTTTTTATTCATTAGAATGTCTAAAATTAAATTAACAACAAATAAAAAATACATACATTAGCCATAAAACCAACTAATGTATAAACAATGCAAGACGTTATTAAAAAATTAAAATTTAAGGACAGCGGGATTGTTCTTAATGCACCTAAAGAAATAAAAGAAGAGTTTATTAAACTTGGAATGAAAATTACTTTTGATAAAAAAACAAAAAGCACGAACACCTTGATTTTTATTAATAATAACCAAGAGTTTTTAAACTTTCTTAAATATGATTTAGAAAATATCGAATCTGATAGTGTTTTATGGTTTGCGTATCCAAAAGGGACTTCAAAAATTAAAACCGATATAAACAGAGATACAATTCGAGTAACTGCAGAAGAATTCAGACTTAAAACTGTAACTGCTATTTCTATAGATGAAACTTGGAGTGCATTACGTTTTAGGCCTATTGATAAAGTGGGAACAAAAAAAACTTAAATAGAAACTTAATCTCTTTAAATACTAAATTGATAAATACTAAATCCCATAGAAATATCCATTTAAATCAATATTTCTATGGAATTATTTAACTATAAATTCTAATTATCCATTTGAAAATAAGGGGCTAAA is a genomic window containing:
- a CDS encoding DNA alkylation repair protein gives rise to the protein MTEIKRKGSRSTKDIPVDILDKLNKGEIETANLVEWLAIDQKLLLKNVLHQTNRSKYLEPIITNIEALKKQTVNTINETIGTSLFRLAKLENDSELFTIISAHKSDLVRCWATYTIGKNAELSISEMLDQIQPFAADKHFGVREICWLAVRPSIAKNLNESLTILSEWTKHSDENIRRFASEATRPRGVWCEHLEILKQNPELGLIILEPLKSDNAKYVQDSVGNWLNDASKSDPDFVIEICKKWKEISPTKQTTYIVKKALRTIEK